A single bacterium DNA region contains:
- a CDS encoding AAA family ATPase, with product MALSGLFFPESEFDSMMRALTQKKNIVLQGPPGVGKTFIAKRLAYYLMGEKAESRVKVVQFHQSYSYEDFIQGYRPTTDGGFVLKDGIFHEFCAEARRQPEKKFVLIIDEINRGNLSKIFGELLMLIEADKRGPDFQVTLAYAESSEDFFYIPENIYLIGTMNTADRSLAIVDYALRRRFRFITLHPQFGSSKFRDFLLERRADEVLLDNIIAKLQALNDMIASDTKNLGPGYQVGHSYFCPVIGTAPTAEWYATVIEHEIAPLLEEYWFDDNARVRNLIESLKLDDR from the coding sequence ATGGCGTTGAGCGGGCTCTTTTTCCCGGAATCGGAGTTCGACAGCATGATGCGCGCACTCACGCAGAAAAAGAATATTGTGCTGCAGGGACCGCCGGGTGTAGGGAAGACCTTCATCGCAAAACGGCTCGCATACTATCTCATGGGAGAAAAAGCCGAATCCCGTGTAAAGGTGGTGCAATTCCACCAGTCCTATTCCTATGAAGACTTCATTCAGGGGTATCGTCCGACAACGGACGGTGGTTTCGTGCTAAAGGATGGGATTTTCCATGAGTTTTGCGCGGAAGCGCGAAGGCAGCCCGAGAAGAAATTCGTGCTCATTATCGATGAGATCAACCGTGGCAATCTCAGCAAGATTTTCGGCGAGCTCCTGATGCTGATTGAAGCGGATAAGCGAGGACCAGATTTCCAGGTTACCCTGGCCTATGCCGAATCATCCGAGGACTTTTTCTATATCCCCGAAAACATATACCTCATCGGTACGATGAACACGGCCGATCGTTCACTTGCTATCGTCGATTACGCCTTGCGTCGTCGCTTTCGCTTCATCACGCTTCATCCGCAGTTCGGCAGTTCGAAATTCAGGGATTTCCTCCTTGAGCGTCGCGCTGATGAAGTCCTGCTTGATAATATCATCGCAAAGCTGCAGGCATTGAATGATATGATTGCGAGTGACACCAAGAACTTGGGACCAGGCTACCAGGTGGGACACAGCTACTTTTGTCCGGTTATAGGTACCGCACCCACAGCGGAATGGTATGCCACAGTGATCGAACATGAGATAGCTCCGTTGCTCGAAGAGTACTGGTTCGATGACAATGCACGTGTGCGAAACCTGATCGAAAGCTTGAAGCTTGATGATCGCTAG
- a CDS encoding DUF5050 domain-containing protein, which translates to MKHVIHRRLCWTLMLVVLCAGTVMAQTQLYWSEHFSDAKIRRANTDGSGAETILTPANTGFVSAETIAFDPVGNKLYLTSLLGQKIQRANLDGSVLEDLVTGLSGHGNVTIDVMHRKMYWTVYSFSAQTGTIHRADLDGSNQEMVMETGNAAVTGLALDEASSKIYFVTSQPGTVNRVDYDGNNREELLQIASTGGGLSLDVSEQMMYWWANGGEPVIERAKFDGTARETIVSNSPNPVFQSPNDIVIDLAAEKLYWTDLAAESIQRADLDGQNVEEVLTSGVLTPQSLVLAPGTTHAQDDLPPTVMTLRLHQNYPNPFNPSTTISFDLSEPGPVTLIVHDMFGREVVRLLDGPRQAGHHEIQFKGETLASGQYLYRLHTAGKTMTRSMTLIK; encoded by the coding sequence ATGAAACATGTGATACATAGGCGACTCTGCTGGACCCTGATGCTCGTCGTGCTGTGCGCTGGCACTGTCATGGCACAGACGCAGCTTTACTGGTCCGAACATTTCTCGGATGCGAAAATCAGGCGTGCGAATACGGACGGCAGCGGTGCCGAAACGATACTGACGCCGGCGAACACCGGCTTCGTCAGTGCGGAGACCATCGCCTTCGATCCGGTGGGAAACAAGCTTTACCTGACAAGTCTGCTGGGACAGAAGATTCAACGCGCGAATCTCGATGGCAGCGTGCTGGAGGATTTGGTGACGGGACTGAGCGGACATGGAAACGTGACTATCGATGTGATGCACCGGAAGATGTACTGGACGGTATACAGCTTCTCGGCGCAGACGGGAACAATACACCGCGCGGACCTCGACGGCAGCAATCAGGAAATGGTGATGGAAACGGGAAATGCCGCCGTCACCGGACTCGCCCTGGATGAGGCGAGCAGCAAGATTTATTTCGTAACCTCGCAGCCCGGTACAGTGAACAGGGTGGATTACGACGGGAACAACCGCGAAGAGCTGCTGCAGATCGCCAGCACGGGCGGCGGACTCTCACTCGATGTGTCTGAGCAGATGATGTACTGGTGGGCCAACGGCGGTGAACCGGTCATCGAGCGCGCAAAATTCGATGGGACGGCTCGCGAAACCATCGTGAGCAACAGTCCCAATCCGGTGTTCCAGAGTCCGAACGATATCGTCATCGATCTCGCTGCCGAGAAGTTGTACTGGACCGACCTCGCAGCGGAGTCCATCCAGCGTGCCGATCTCGATGGCCAGAACGTAGAGGAAGTACTCACTTCCGGCGTACTCACACCGCAGAGTCTTGTGCTTGCCCCCGGCACGACGCATGCACAGGACGACCTTCCCCCAACCGTCATGACGCTCCGTCTGCATCAGAACTATCCGAACCCCTTTAATCCCTCGACCACCATCAGCTTCGACCTGTCCGAACCGGGTCCTGTAACCCTCATCGTCCATGACATGTTTGGCAGGGAAGTCGTCCGACTGCTCGATGGCCCCCGGCAGGCCGGACATCACGAGATACAATTCAAAGGTGAGACGCTCGCTTCCGGACAGTACCTCTACCGTCTTCATACCGCAGGAAAAACCATGACCAGGAGTATGACGCTGATCAAGTAA
- a CDS encoding Na/Pi cotransporter family protein: MTLEFAAQMAFGVLGGLGLFLIGMKQMSEGMQAVAGERLRRMIAAVTDNRFIACGVGTSVTALIQSSSVTTVMVVGMVNAGVMTLHQAIGVILGADIGTTITAWLVALKVSEYGLLLIGMSSLFYLFSKTDRVRYTAMMVLGLGFVFFGLQLMKEGFSPLREMEGFVSMLSAFRPDTLWGLLKCIAVGSFVTAIIQSSSATVAITITLAMTGAIDYETSIALVLGENIGTTITAFLASLGASTNAKRAAYAHITIKVLGVMLLLPLFPFYVDILNTVVASDAPIAARIAFAHTGFNLLIVSVFIGAIHPLSRIVTFLAPGVKAKEHPHLTYLNTRIYDSPAISVQQSHAEIVRVSGGVREMLDWLGELLGNGQVEQVEANRIFKREKLYDRIQKEIVEYIGALMGGNLSHALSQRIRMQLRIIDEYESISDEVVVILKLLLRLRNDGLQMTGEGKAELLDLHSSVTAHVDHVNDAVREGQDVLLKAMTEGDEIRRRIKTIRASHLNRLGAQAISPLDSLVFMDIISAYRRIKDHTLNIAEALAGEK, translated from the coding sequence TGGCCGGCGAGCGCCTGCGCCGCATGATCGCCGCCGTTACGGACAACCGTTTCATCGCCTGCGGAGTGGGCACTTCGGTGACCGCGCTGATACAATCGTCCAGCGTCACCACCGTCATGGTTGTCGGTATGGTGAACGCGGGCGTGATGACCCTGCACCAGGCCATAGGCGTCATACTCGGGGCGGACATCGGCACCACCATTACTGCCTGGCTGGTAGCGCTGAAAGTCTCCGAATACGGTCTGCTGCTGATCGGCATGAGCAGCCTGTTCTATCTGTTCTCGAAAACCGATCGTGTGCGCTACACCGCCATGATGGTGCTGGGACTCGGCTTTGTCTTTTTCGGTCTGCAGCTGATGAAAGAGGGATTTTCACCGTTGCGGGAAATGGAAGGTTTCGTGAGCATGCTGTCAGCATTTCGTCCCGACACATTGTGGGGACTGCTGAAGTGCATCGCCGTGGGCTCATTTGTGACAGCGATCATACAGTCCAGCAGCGCCACCGTTGCCATCACCATCACCCTCGCGATGACCGGCGCCATCGATTACGAGACCTCCATCGCACTCGTACTCGGCGAGAACATCGGCACGACCATCACCGCTTTTCTCGCGTCCCTCGGAGCCAGCACGAACGCCAAGAGGGCGGCATATGCGCATATCACCATCAAGGTACTCGGCGTCATGCTGCTGCTGCCGCTATTCCCGTTTTACGTGGACATCCTCAACACCGTGGTCGCCAGCGACGCACCTATCGCGGCTCGCATCGCCTTTGCGCACACCGGCTTCAACCTCCTCATTGTTTCCGTCTTTATCGGTGCCATCCATCCGCTCTCACGCATCGTCACCTTCCTCGCTCCCGGCGTGAAGGCCAAAGAGCATCCGCATCTGACATATCTGAACACGCGCATCTACGACTCGCCCGCCATCAGCGTGCAGCAGAGTCACGCCGAGATCGTGCGTGTCAGTGGAGGTGTGCGCGAAATGCTCGACTGGCTCGGTGAACTGCTGGGGAATGGTCAGGTGGAGCAGGTGGAGGCCAATCGTATTTTCAAGCGCGAGAAGCTGTACGACCGCATTCAGAAGGAAATCGTTGAATACATCGGCGCGTTGATGGGCGGAAACCTGTCACATGCCCTCAGTCAGCGTATCCGCATGCAGCTCAGGATTATTGACGAGTACGAATCCATCAGTGACGAAGTCGTAGTCATCCTCAAGCTGCTGCTGCGCCTGCGCAATGACGGTTTGCAGATGACAGGGGAGGGCAAGGCTGAGCTGCTGGATCTGCACTCCTCAGTCACCGCGCATGTCGACCACGTCAACGATGCCGTCCGCGAGGGGCAGGACGTCCTGCTCAAAGCCATGACCGAGGGCGACGAAATCCGCCGCCGCATCAAAACCATCCGCGCCAGTCACCTCAACCGCCTCGGCGCCCAGGCCATCTCGCCCCTCGACAGCCTCGTCTTCATGGACATCATCTCCGCCTACCGCCGCATCAAGGACCACACCCTCAACATCGCCGAAGCCCTCGCCGGCGAGAAGTGA